A region from the Acidiferrobacter sp. SPIII_3 genome encodes:
- a CDS encoding alpha-1,4-glucan--maltose-1-phosphate maltosyltransferase has protein sequence MARRPGKEPPLPADGRCRVVIEALTPMVDCGRFPIKRVIGDTVIVEADVFADGHDAVACVLCVRKPSGRTLGTTRMTALGNDRYQGRFVVAELGIYHYTVRAHVDRFGSLTQELARRPADDPDLALVFQQAALLIAGAAACAPAREARPLRVVQALLEGQASSADKRTALLDEVLAERVYRFSQPAHETAWTQELAVRVDPESARAAAWYEFFPRSRWGSAGGRLGDAGPILTHVAAMGFDVVYLPPISPIGTVRRKGPNNTVSRDPADVGSPWAIGSAEGGHKDVAQALGTLADFRAFCAEAERLGLAVALDIAFQCAPDHPYVTEHPQWFRHRPDGSIQYAENPPKKYQDIYPLDFETEDWQALWRELKGIVLFWIDAGVRIFRVDNPHTKAFAFWEWLIDAVRAEHPDVLFLAEAFTRPKVMHRLAKLGFTHSYTYFTWRNSKHELIAYFTELTRGPGREYFRPHVWPNTPDILPPYLQHAPRAAFIARLVLAATLSANYGIYGPAFELMESVPREPGSEEYRDSEKYERRTWDVARPDSLQAIIARINAIRHAHPALKADCRLVFHAIDNDNLIAYSKTSDDGASVILVVVNLDPYHRQSGWVEWPAQVAGAPADRAVQMHDLLSDARYLWSGGRHYVELAPEQMPAHIFRPRGYVGTEHDFDYYS, from the coding sequence GTGGCGCGGCGTCCGGGCAAGGAGCCGCCCCTGCCAGCCGATGGCCGCTGTCGGGTGGTGATCGAGGCCCTGACCCCGATGGTCGACTGCGGGCGCTTCCCCATAAAGCGGGTGATCGGCGACACCGTGATCGTGGAGGCCGATGTGTTTGCCGATGGTCACGACGCCGTGGCCTGTGTGCTGTGCGTACGCAAACCAAGCGGCCGCACGCTGGGCACGACGCGCATGACGGCGCTTGGCAATGATCGCTATCAGGGACGCTTTGTGGTCGCCGAGCTCGGTATCTATCACTATACGGTGCGTGCCCATGTCGATCGATTCGGCTCGCTCACCCAGGAACTCGCGCGTCGGCCGGCCGACGACCCGGATCTTGCCCTGGTCTTTCAGCAGGCAGCGCTCCTGATTGCGGGCGCCGCGGCCTGTGCGCCGGCGCGCGAAGCGCGTCCGCTGCGTGTCGTACAGGCGCTGCTCGAGGGCCAGGCGTCTTCCGCCGACAAGCGTACGGCGCTGTTAGACGAGGTGCTGGCCGAACGGGTCTACCGGTTTTCGCAGCCCGCGCATGAGACGGCGTGGACACAAGAACTCGCGGTGCGTGTGGACCCCGAGAGCGCGCGCGCCGCGGCCTGGTATGAATTCTTTCCACGCTCGCGCTGGGGGTCTGCCGGCGGACGACTGGGTGATGCCGGCCCGATCCTTACCCATGTGGCGGCCATGGGTTTCGATGTCGTATACCTGCCGCCGATATCACCGATCGGGACCGTGCGCCGCAAGGGTCCGAATAATACCGTAAGCCGCGATCCCGCGGATGTCGGTAGTCCGTGGGCGATCGGCAGCGCCGAGGGCGGTCACAAGGACGTGGCCCAGGCCCTGGGCACGCTTGCGGATTTCCGGGCATTCTGTGCGGAGGCCGAACGGCTCGGGCTTGCCGTCGCGCTCGACATCGCCTTTCAGTGCGCCCCCGACCACCCGTATGTGACCGAGCACCCGCAATGGTTCCGTCACCGCCCGGACGGCAGCATCCAGTACGCCGAGAACCCCCCGAAGAAATACCAGGACATCTACCCGTTGGACTTCGAGACCGAGGACTGGCAGGCCCTTTGGCGGGAATTGAAGGGCATCGTCCTGTTCTGGATCGACGCCGGGGTGCGCATCTTCCGGGTCGACAATCCCCACACCAAGGCCTTCGCCTTCTGGGAATGGCTCATAGACGCGGTACGCGCCGAGCACCCCGATGTCTTGTTTCTGGCCGAGGCCTTCACGCGCCCCAAGGTGATGCACAGGCTCGCGAAGCTCGGGTTCACGCACTCTTATACCTATTTCACGTGGCGCAACAGCAAGCACGAACTGATCGCGTACTTCACCGAGCTCACGCGTGGACCGGGCCGCGAGTATTTCCGGCCGCACGTCTGGCCGAACACCCCCGACATCCTGCCGCCCTATCTGCAACATGCCCCGCGCGCGGCGTTCATCGCGCGTCTGGTGCTGGCCGCGACCCTGAGCGCCAACTACGGCATTTACGGGCCGGCCTTCGAGCTCATGGAATCGGTACCGCGCGAGCCGGGTAGCGAGGAGTATCGGGACTCCGAGAAGTACGAGCGGCGCACCTGGGATGTCGCCCGGCCCGACAGCCTGCAGGCGATCATTGCGCGCATCAACGCCATACGCCACGCGCATCCGGCGCTCAAGGCCGATTGCCGCCTCGTATTCCATGCCATCGATAACGATAACCTGATCGCCTACAGCAAGACCTCCGACGACGGCGCGTCGGTCATTCTCGTGGTGGTGAACCTCGACCCCTATCACCGTCAGTCCGGATGGGTCGAGTGGCCGGCGCAGGTCGCCGGCGCTCCTGCCGACCGCGCGGTGCAGATGCACGATCTCCTGTCGGATGCGCGCTATCTGTGGAGCGGTGGCCGCCATTACGTGGAACTCGCGCCCGAGCAGATGCCGGCGCATATATTCCGCCCGCGCGGCTATGTCGGCACCGAGCACGACTTCGATTACTACTCTTAG
- the glgB gene encoding 1,4-alpha-glucan branching protein GlgB — protein MPGGRVASGSADAWFSPEDIYLFREGRHVRLYEKLGAHPLQVAADTGVHFAVWAPNARSVSVIGDFNGWRKDVHPLKVRDDGSGLWAGFIAGIGPGALYKYHIVARDSGYEVEKADPFASQSELPPRTASVVCDGSYAWQDAAWMAGRGERIALAAPVSIYEMHAGSWRRVPEQGGRWLSYRELASTLPSYVADMGFTHVEFMPLTEHPFYGSWGYQTTGYFAPTARFGTPEDLMSLIDALHRQGIGVILDWVPSHFPTDLHGLGFFDGTHLFEHADPRRGYHPEWHSSLFNYGRHEVRSILVSSALYWLDRFHMDGLRVDGVASMLYRDYARAPGEWIPNAHGGRENEEAIQFLQELNEAVYRHYPDTQTIAEESTAWPQVSRPVYAGGLGFGYKWNMGWMHDTLDYMEKDPIHRKYHQGQLTFSLWYAFQENFVLPLSHDEVVYGKRSLIAKMPGDDWQRFANLRVLFAYMFCHPGKKLLFMGSEFAQWREWAHEGSLDWHLLDHEPHRGIQRLVRDLNALYRGEPALHRADTEPAGFRWLDAGDWEQSVISFYRFAEPAAEPLLVVANFTPLPRHNYRLGVMWPGLWQEVLNTDATVYGGSGQGNLGGLATAPVAAHGALQSLNLVLPPLSVLVFKAPPRPGSGN, from the coding sequence ATGCCAGGCGGCAGGGTGGCGAGCGGCAGTGCGGACGCATGGTTCAGTCCGGAGGATATCTATCTCTTCCGCGAGGGGCGGCACGTGCGGCTCTACGAGAAGCTCGGCGCGCATCCGCTGCAGGTGGCGGCCGATACCGGCGTGCATTTCGCGGTATGGGCACCCAATGCGCGCTCGGTGTCGGTGATCGGCGATTTTAACGGGTGGCGAAAGGATGTCCATCCGCTGAAGGTCCGCGACGATGGGTCGGGTCTGTGGGCGGGGTTCATCGCCGGGATCGGCCCCGGGGCGCTCTATAAATATCACATCGTCGCGCGCGACAGCGGCTATGAAGTGGAGAAGGCCGACCCGTTCGCGTCTCAAAGCGAGCTGCCGCCGCGTACGGCGTCGGTGGTATGCGATGGCAGCTATGCCTGGCAGGACGCGGCGTGGATGGCGGGGCGCGGCGAGCGCATCGCGCTCGCCGCGCCGGTGAGCATCTACGAGATGCATGCCGGATCCTGGCGGCGCGTGCCCGAGCAGGGCGGGCGCTGGCTCAGTTACCGCGAACTGGCTTCGACATTGCCGTCCTATGTCGCGGACATGGGCTTTACTCATGTCGAATTCATGCCGCTTACCGAACACCCTTTCTATGGTTCATGGGGCTATCAGACCACGGGCTATTTCGCGCCCACCGCGCGTTTTGGCACGCCCGAGGATCTCATGTCCCTCATAGATGCCCTGCATCGCCAGGGTATCGGCGTGATCCTCGACTGGGTGCCGTCGCACTTTCCCACGGATCTTCACGGCCTCGGGTTTTTCGACGGGACGCATCTTTTCGAGCATGCCGACCCGCGGCGTGGCTATCATCCGGAATGGCACTCGAGCCTGTTCAACTATGGCCGCCACGAGGTGCGCTCGATATTGGTCTCGAGCGCGCTTTACTGGCTCGACAGGTTTCACATGGACGGTCTGCGCGTCGATGGCGTGGCGTCCATGCTGTATCGCGACTATGCGCGCGCCCCGGGGGAGTGGATCCCGAATGCCCACGGTGGCCGGGAGAACGAGGAGGCGATCCAGTTTTTGCAGGAGCTGAACGAGGCCGTGTACCGGCATTATCCCGACACACAGACCATAGCCGAGGAGTCCACGGCCTGGCCGCAGGTGTCGCGGCCGGTCTATGCCGGGGGGCTCGGGTTCGGCTATAAATGGAATATGGGCTGGATGCATGACACGCTCGATTACATGGAAAAGGACCCCATCCACCGCAAGTACCATCAGGGGCAGCTTACGTTCAGCCTGTGGTACGCCTTTCAGGAAAACTTCGTGCTGCCGCTTTCGCATGACGAGGTGGTCTATGGCAAGCGCTCGCTGATTGCCAAGATGCCGGGCGACGACTGGCAGCGATTCGCCAACCTGCGCGTGCTCTTCGCCTACATGTTCTGTCACCCCGGCAAGAAGCTCCTATTCATGGGCTCGGAGTTCGCCCAGTGGCGGGAATGGGCCCACGAAGGCAGTCTCGACTGGCACCTTCTCGATCATGAGCCGCATCGCGGCATCCAGCGTCTGGTGCGCGATCTGAACGCCTTGTATCGCGGGGAGCCGGCGCTGCACCGGGCCGACACCGAGCCCGCGGGTTTCCGGTGGCTGGACGCCGGGGATTGGGAGCAGAGCGTCATCAGTTTCTACCGCTTCGCCGAACCCGCCGCCGAGCCGCTGCTGGTGGTCGCCAATTTCACGCCCCTGCCGCGCCACAACTACCGCCTGGGGGTGATGTGGCCAGGGCTCTGGCAGGAGGTCCTGAACACCGATGCCACGGTCTACGGCGGCAGTGGGCAGGGCAACCTCGGGGGGCTTGCCACGGCCCCGGTGGCGGCGCACGGCGCGTTGCAGTCCCTGAATCTCGTGTTGCCGCCCCTCTCGGTGCTCGTGTTCAAGGCCCCGCCACGGCCGGGGTCGGGTAACTAG
- the glgP gene encoding alpha-glucan family phosphorylase: MPGTRYPLEVQPLIPQRLTRLTELASDLLYSWNRSIRALFVRLDPRLWEQCGRNPKLMLRRVAQSRLDEAAADPLFLEEYQRALSMHDTYHAVRLSSKRTDIDPQTDLVAYFCAEFGLHESLQIYSGGLGILAGDHCKAASDLGLPFVAVGLLYRQGYFTQTIDAQGNQIVGTAPALLADLPVTPVCDSEGHELRVSVTLPGRTVALKVWRVAAGRICLYLLDSDVPENTNADRGITCQLYGGDRDTRLRQEIVLGIGGVRALRALGLAPTVWHINEGHPALQIVERIRELTAQGRDFDSALEVVAAGTVFTTHTPVPAGHDIFDQELFGRYLEPYVADLGITLDELKSLGSSPISQGGFNMTAFALRGSRLHNGVSRIHGGVASRMEAYIWPQIPWMENPVGHVTNGVHVATFLAHEWSSLFDVRFGSEWRNKLTEADYWTRIDTIPDHSYWSVHQSLKGTMLETVHRRVARQYRRNGAGEGVIRRLTRQLEPDAKAPLVIGFARRFATYKRAGLLFEDPKRLARLLNDPDRPVLLLFAGKAHPHDHPGQNLIRLIHEFSRSPEFEGKVILIEGYDLALARRLVTGVDVWLNTRSIPWRRAAHRDKRPPSTGS; the protein is encoded by the coding sequence GTGCCCGGTACCCGTTATCCCCTGGAAGTCCAGCCGCTCATTCCGCAAAGATTGACGCGCCTCACGGAGCTCGCATCCGACCTTCTCTACAGCTGGAACCGATCCATCCGCGCGCTGTTCGTGCGCCTCGACCCGAGGCTCTGGGAACAGTGCGGGCGCAACCCCAAACTCATGCTGCGCCGTGTCGCGCAATCGCGGCTCGACGAGGCCGCGGCGGATCCGCTATTTCTGGAGGAGTATCAGCGCGCCCTGTCCATGCACGACACCTACCACGCCGTGCGCCTGTCCTCCAAACGTACGGACATCGACCCGCAGACCGATCTTGTCGCCTACTTTTGCGCCGAATTCGGTCTCCATGAGAGCCTGCAGATCTACTCCGGCGGCCTTGGCATACTGGCCGGCGACCACTGCAAGGCGGCAAGCGACCTGGGCCTCCCGTTCGTGGCCGTGGGCCTCCTCTACCGGCAGGGGTACTTCACCCAGACCATAGACGCGCAGGGCAACCAGATCGTCGGCACCGCGCCAGCCTTGCTCGCCGATCTCCCGGTGACCCCGGTGTGCGACAGTGAGGGGCATGAGCTGCGGGTGTCGGTCACCCTTCCCGGGCGCACCGTGGCGCTCAAGGTGTGGCGCGTGGCGGCCGGACGCATCTGTCTTTATCTGCTCGACAGCGATGTCCCGGAGAACACCAACGCCGACCGCGGCATCACCTGCCAGCTCTATGGCGGCGACCGCGACACCCGCTTGCGCCAGGAGATCGTCCTGGGCATAGGCGGCGTGCGCGCGCTGCGCGCGCTGGGCCTTGCGCCCACCGTCTGGCATATCAATGAAGGCCACCCCGCCTTACAGATCGTGGAGCGTATCCGCGAGCTCACCGCCCAAGGCCGGGATTTCGATAGCGCGCTGGAGGTGGTGGCGGCCGGCACGGTGTTCACCACCCATACGCCCGTGCCCGCCGGCCATGACATCTTCGACCAGGAACTGTTCGGGCGCTATCTCGAACCCTATGTCGCCGATCTTGGGATCACCCTGGATGAACTGAAGTCTTTGGGGTCGAGCCCCATAAGTCAGGGCGGATTCAACATGACCGCCTTCGCCCTGCGCGGATCGCGCCTGCACAATGGCGTAAGCCGCATCCACGGCGGGGTCGCCTCGCGCATGGAGGCCTACATCTGGCCGCAGATCCCGTGGATGGAAAACCCCGTCGGGCATGTGACCAACGGCGTGCATGTGGCGACCTTCCTTGCCCACGAATGGAGCAGCCTGTTCGACGTGCGCTTTGGCAGCGAGTGGCGCAACAAGCTCACCGAGGCCGACTACTGGACACGCATCGACACCATTCCCGACCACAGCTACTGGAGCGTCCACCAGTCCCTGAAGGGCACGATGCTGGAGACCGTACACCGGCGCGTCGCCCGCCAATATCGGCGCAACGGGGCAGGCGAGGGCGTGATCCGGCGGCTCACGCGGCAACTGGAGCCCGACGCCAAGGCACCCCTTGTCATAGGCTTTGCGCGACGCTTCGCGACCTACAAGCGCGCAGGCCTCTTGTTCGAGGACCCCAAGCGCCTCGCGCGCCTTTTGAACGACCCGGATCGGCCGGTGCTGCTGCTCTTTGCCGGCAAGGCGCATCCCCATGACCATCCGGGCCAAAACCTGATCCGTCTGATCCACGAGTTCTCACGCAGCCCGGAATTCGAGGGCAAGGTGATCCTGATCGAAGGCTACGATCTTGCGCTCGCGCGCAGGCTCGTGACCGGCGTCGATGTCTGGCTGAACACCCGGAGTATCCCCTGGAGGCGAGCGGCACATCGGGACAAAAGGCCGCCATCAACGGGGTCGTGA